One segment of Anastrepha obliqua isolate idAnaObli1 chromosome 3, idAnaObli1_1.0, whole genome shotgun sequence DNA contains the following:
- the LOC129242777 gene encoding pH-sensitive chloride channel 2, translating into MKNIHFHIVTKVLLLSFIFTTTQISATASQTPEVEEDCPPISNATNLQQTQLIQRLTHVCRYDRLERPIEYGKNGERLPVTVKARIYVYFLQNLNSDLLQFKMHALLQLSFNDSRLSYKELKRNDNIIGQKHLSERLWLPHIFFANERDSSILGTDEKDVLTSISPEGRVVISQRLQATLYCYMNFKKFPFDEQFCSTVLESWMYNKTEMVLEWESYSPISFDPEMHLTEYNMQRFWYNESIVNSNGINLRHGSFVGNYSSLSFTVHLNREIGFYLLDYFLPSMMIVAISWVSFWLQADQSPPRIMLGTSTMLSFITLSSSQTKTLPKVSYIKVSEIWFLGCTFFIFGSMVEFAFVNTIWRRKENVELKKVNSKYIVKASLTPRPTRRDINKNNLSRTRSCSSLDNITSSTESVLKGHSNPGYNNYLTVHNLPIITTECADTASVTSDRNSNCTDHVVNIEKDGHFGMNGSKDQELADHTTFTTMTPQEIAMWIDRRSRFLFPVMFLAFNALYWTFVYCF; encoded by the exons gGCGTCACAAACACCTGAAGTGGAAGAAGACTGTCCGCCTATTTCAAATGCCACAAATTTACAACAAACGCAACTTATCCAGCGATTAACCCACGTTTGTCGTTACGATCGCCTAGAGCGACCAattg AATATGGGAAAAATGGCGAACGTCTGCCCGTTACTGTTAAGGCGCGCATTTACGTGTACTTCCTACAAAACCTCAATTCGGATTTACTGCAATTCAAAATGCATGCCCTACTACAATTAAGCTTTAACGATAGCCGTCTTTCTTACAAGGAGTTGAAGCGAAATGACAACATCATCGGACAGAAACATCTGAGCGAGCGATTATGGTTACCTCACATATTCTTCGCCAACGAACGCGACTCCAGCATATTGGGTACAGATGAGAAGGACGTGCTGACGTCAATATCACCTGAAGGTCGAGTGGTGATATCACAACGCCTACAGGCGACTCTCTATTGTTATATGAATTTCAAGAAGTTTCCATTCGATGAGCAATTCTGTTCGACTGTGTTGGAAAGCT GGATGTACAACAAAACAGAAATGGTACTCGAATGGGAATCCTATTCGCCGATCTCATTTGATCCAGAAATGCATCTCACCGAATATAATATGCAACGTTTTTGGTATAATGAATCAATTGTGAACTCGAATGGCATAAATTTGCGACATGGTTCCTTTG tCGGCAATTACAGTTCACTAAGTTTTACCGTTCATCTTAATCGTGAGATCGGTTTCTATctattggactattttttgccCTCAATGATGATCGTTGCCATTTCATGGGTCTCATTCTGGCTGCAAGCTGACCAATCGCCACCGCGTATTATGTTGg GCACTAGCACCATGCTATCATTCATTACCTTGTCTTCCTCGCAGACTAAAACTTTGCCCAAAGTCAGTTACATAAAGGTATCTGAAATTTGGTTCCTTGGTTGCACTTTCTTCATCTTCGGAAGTATGGTGGAATTCGCATTCGTCAATACCATTTGGAGACGCAAAGAGAATGTTGAGTTGAAGAAGGTGAATAGTAAATACATTGTGAAGGCATCGTTAACACCGCGTCCGACACGGCGTGATATAAATAAGAACAATCTTTCGCGAACGCGTTCTTGTTCCAGTCTAGATAATATTACATCAAGCACGGAAAGTGTATTGAAGGGTCATTCCAATCCAGGTTACAACAATTACTTAACTGTACAT AACTTACCTATAATTACCACCGAGTGTGCGGACACAGCTTCCGTGACGAGTGACCGTAACAGCAATTGTACCGATCATGTTGTTAATATAGAGAAGGATGGACACTTTGGAATGAATGGTAGCAAGGATCAAGAACTTGCTGATCACACCACATTTACAACAATGACACCGCAAGAGATTGCCATGTGGATCGACAGACGTTCCCGATTTCTATTCCCAGTCATGTTTCTGGCTTTCAATGCGCTCTACTGGACGTTTGTTTATTGCTTTTGA
- the LOC129241318 gene encoding uncharacterized protein LOC129241318, whose product MVKGLCSKWKYVFSYYISSGGIRTETLMSILDKNVAQLKKMGLNLKGIVCDQGPSNSSIFKSLGIYEDSPFYVHEGTKIFCMFDYCHLIKSVRNTLMKYDILTSDGVTSFKVIEKLFDIDQMNPHFKICPKLTEAHIYPNFMDKMSVSRATQVLSNSVASGIDMALSQNLLGSDEYVIKCAKPTQMFVKKMNDLFDELDAKRFQSKNPSKCPIRRGDSKKIDRLNEHLDFLRSFQLPENARVQCIEGFRITISAMQMLCEELFIEHSSLKFIFTGKMNQDALENFFYRIRASQGMNTHPSAHEIQYIVARLISMKILRQRFEKKGSNCTDDDDLNLDWYIGPEDRHLETEVGDQRNEDLVLEEIDVEDIHFAEESNEAEVQVQRYFTGYGIYQKMLCKLKCEKCTNAMTKTKGELKLHSEALIRSKNFTDDSDLRLVNPEDRVFEVCRLQMVWYRQLFAKYAHIAGLRCLMLSALKEKTQKVFPDWFVGSGECRDHREKLLDFLLTVLLFKNAKWLLRNEVNKVKERKLQNKLKKL is encoded by the coding sequence atggttaagGGATTGTGCTCCAAATGGAAATACGTGTTTTCGTATTATATCTCCAGTGGTGGTATACGTACGGAGACATTGATGtccattttggacaaaaatgtcgcacaactaaaaaaaatggggttAAATTTGAAAGGTATAGTTTGCGATCAAGGGCCCTCCAACAGTAGTATCTTTAAATCTTTGGGGATTTATGAGGATAGCCCCTTTTACGTGCACGAaggcacaaaaattttttgcatgttCGATTACTGTCACTTGATAAAGTCCGTCCGAAATACCTTGATGAAATATGACATCTTAACATCAGATGGAGTGACAAGCTTCAAGGtgattgaaaaattgtttgatatagatcaaatgaatccccattttaaaatttgtccgaaACTAACGGAGGCCCATATATATCCCAATTTTATGGATAAAATGAGCGTTTCACGCGCGACTCAGGTCCTGAGCAATTCGGTAGCCTCTGGTATCGACATGGCCTTGTCCCAAAATTTATTAGGCAGTGACGAGTACGTGATAAAATGCGCTAAGCCCACACAGATGttcgttaaaaaaatgaatgatctGTTCGATGAATTGGATGCAAAAAGATTCCAGTCGAAAAATCCTTCAAAATGTCCGATTAGGCGGGgtgacagcaaaaaaattgatagATTGAATGAACATCTAGATTTTTTGCGGTCATTCCAGTTGCCGGAAAACGCACGCGTGCAGTGCATCGAAGGTTTCCGCATAACGATTTCAGCGATGCAAATGTTATGCGAGGAACTTTTCATTGAGCACAGCTccctcaaatttattttcaccggGAAAATGAATCAAGATGcgttagaaaactttttctatcgcatACGAGCTAGTCAGGGTATGAATACCCATCCCTCAGCTCACGAAATTCAATACATAGTTGCGCGACTGatctcaatgaaaattttacgccaGAGATTTGAGAAGAAAGGTTCTAATTGTACAGATGATGACGATTTAAATTTAGATTGGTATATAGGCCCCGAGGATCGTCATCTTGAGACAGAGGTAGGAGACCAGCGAAATGAGGATCTCGTTTTAGAAGAGATTGATGTGGAAGACAtacattttgctgaagaaagtAATGAAGCTGAGGTACAAGTGCAGCGTTACTTCACAGGCTAtggtatttaccagaaaatgctGTGCAAgttaaaatgtgaaaagtgcacgaACGCCATGACGAAAACAAAAGGGGAGCTGAAGTTGCATTCAGAAGCCCTGATAAGATCAAAAAACTTCACGGATGACAGCGATTTAAGGCTTGTCAATCCTGAAGACAGGGTTTTCGAAGTGTGTCGACTCCAAATGGTGTGGTACCgtcagctcttcgcaaaatatgcCCACATTGCAGGTCTTAGGTGTTTAATGTTGTCCgctctaaaagaaaaaacacaaaaagtgtTTCCCGACTGGTTTGTAGGATCTGGCGAGTGTAGAGATCATCGCGAGAAGCTATTAGATTTTCTCTTAACTGTCCTTTTATTCAAGAATGCAAAGTGGCTCTTGCGAAATGAGGTTAATAAAGTCAAGGaaagaaaactacaaaataaattaaaaaagctgtag
- the LOC129241344 gene encoding uncharacterized protein LOC129241344 — MEDCCSNEVRGQTFHNLLRSVLDSKVINIQVFTVAVGILFIVILLKNRFRSFCGT, encoded by the coding sequence atggaagattgttgcAGTAACGAAGTACGCGGTCAAACATTTCATAATTTGTTGAGATCGGTGCTGGATTCGAAAGTTATCAACATCCAAGTCTTCACCGTGGCCGTAGGCATACTGTTTATTGTGATTCTACTTAAGAATCGTTTTCGCAGTTTCTGTGGcacttaa
- the LOC129240923 gene encoding cytochrome b-c1 complex subunit 8, with the protein MRITSSLLGAHFGNLAKVHGIVTYKLSPFEQRAFAGAISKGLPNIFNRIRSNIFIVAPPFIVGYLIYDLTEREHHHLTRKNPKDFEDEE; encoded by the exons ATGCGCATCACCTCGTCCCTGCTTGGAGCCCATTTCGGCAACTTGGCCAAGGTGCACGGCATCGTCACCTATAAACTGTCGCCTTTTGAACAGCGTGCATTTGCTGGAGCGATTAGTAAAGGCCTGCCAAATATTTTCAACCGTATCCgctcaaatattttcattgtggCCCCAC CCTTTATTGTTGGTTATCTAATCTATGATCTGACGGAACGGGAACATCACCACTTAACTCGTAAGAATCCCAAGGATTTCGAGGATGAAGAATAA